In Stenotrophomonas sp. 169, one DNA window encodes the following:
- the prpE gene encoding propionate--CoA ligase — MDYEETYRRSIDEPEEFWGEEANRIYWHKKPQQVLDYSNPPFRRWYVGGETNLCYNAVDRHLDERGEQLALVAVSTETGVTREITYRQLYREVNDFAAVLKHLGVGHGDRVVIYMPNMAEAVFAMLACARIGAVHSVVFGGFAAHNLALRIDDAAPKLLIAADAGMRGGKVIPYKALVDAACAEAHNPPPHVLIVSRGLDPAEPRIPGRDVDYASLRAEHGGTEVPVQWLESSEPSYLLYTSGTTGKPKGVQRDVGGYAVAMAQSMQTVFDCQPGQVMFSTSDVGWAVGHSYNVYGPLIGGCTSLLYEGLPTRPDPGIWWALCEQYNVRTLFSSPTAIRVLKKHDVDFIRRHDLQALKYIFLAGEPLDEPTAHWANDALGKPIIDNYWQTETGWPALTLLPGLDMKPVRFGSPGFPNLGYRMKVIDENTGAEVAAGQKGVLVMSPPLPPGCMTTVWNDDARFLQSYFSHFKELLYSSLDWAIRDEDGYTFILGRTDDVINVAGHRLGTREIEEAISGHPRVAEAAVIGVKDELKGQVPLVFVTLKQGLAGEDPAQVISEMMAAVTASLGAIARPAHIHLVNALPKTRSGKLLRRSLQALAEERDPGDLSTLDDPAALDEIRRVLRT; from the coding sequence ATGGACTACGAAGAAACCTACCGCCGTTCGATCGACGAACCGGAGGAATTCTGGGGCGAGGAAGCCAATCGCATCTATTGGCACAAGAAACCGCAACAGGTGCTCGACTACAGCAACCCCCCATTCCGGCGCTGGTATGTCGGCGGTGAAACCAACCTCTGCTACAACGCCGTCGATCGCCATCTCGACGAGCGCGGCGAGCAGCTCGCGTTGGTGGCGGTGTCCACCGAAACCGGGGTGACCCGCGAGATCACCTACCGGCAGCTCTATCGCGAGGTCAACGACTTCGCTGCCGTGCTGAAGCATCTCGGCGTGGGCCACGGTGACCGTGTGGTGATCTACATGCCCAACATGGCCGAAGCCGTATTCGCCATGCTCGCGTGCGCCCGCATCGGGGCGGTGCACTCGGTGGTGTTCGGTGGCTTCGCCGCCCATAACCTGGCGCTGCGCATCGACGACGCCGCACCCAAGCTGCTGATCGCCGCCGATGCCGGTATGCGCGGTGGCAAGGTGATTCCGTATAAAGCGCTGGTCGATGCCGCCTGCGCGGAGGCACACAATCCACCGCCGCACGTACTGATCGTATCGCGGGGTCTGGACCCGGCAGAGCCGCGCATACCAGGCCGCGACGTCGACTACGCCAGCCTGCGCGCCGAGCACGGTGGGACAGAGGTGCCCGTGCAGTGGCTGGAATCCAGCGAGCCGAGCTATCTGCTGTATACCTCCGGTACCACCGGCAAGCCCAAGGGCGTGCAGCGGGACGTGGGCGGCTATGCGGTCGCCATGGCGCAGTCGATGCAGACCGTGTTCGATTGCCAGCCCGGCCAGGTGATGTTCTCCACCTCCGATGTCGGCTGGGCGGTGGGGCATTCCTACAACGTGTACGGGCCGCTCATCGGAGGCTGCACGTCGCTGTTGTACGAAGGCCTGCCGACCCGTCCGGATCCGGGCATCTGGTGGGCGCTCTGCGAGCAGTACAACGTGCGCACGCTGTTCTCCTCGCCGACGGCCATCCGCGTGCTGAAGAAGCACGATGTCGATTTCATCCGTCGCCATGACCTGCAGGCGCTCAAGTACATCTTCCTCGCCGGCGAGCCGCTGGACGAGCCCACCGCGCACTGGGCCAACGATGCGCTGGGCAAGCCGATCATCGACAACTACTGGCAGACCGAAACCGGTTGGCCGGCCTTGACCCTGCTGCCGGGGCTGGACATGAAGCCGGTGCGGTTCGGCTCGCCCGGTTTCCCCAACCTGGGCTACCGGATGAAGGTCATCGATGAAAACACCGGGGCCGAAGTAGCGGCGGGGCAGAAGGGCGTGCTGGTGATGTCGCCGCCGTTGCCACCGGGGTGCATGACCACGGTATGGAACGACGACGCCCGATTCCTGCAAAGCTATTTCAGCCACTTCAAGGAACTGCTGTACAGCTCGTTGGATTGGGCGATCCGCGACGAGGACGGCTACACCTTCATCCTCGGCCGCACCGACGATGTGATCAACGTGGCCGGGCACCGGTTGGGCACGCGCGAGATCGAAGAGGCCATCTCCGGTCACCCGCGCGTGGCCGAAGCGGCGGTCATCGGCGTCAAGGATGAGCTCAAGGGACAGGTGCCGCTGGTGTTCGTCACCCTGAAGCAAGGACTGGCAGGCGAGGACCCGGCGCAGGTCATCAGTGAAATGATGGCCGCGGTGACGGCGTCGCTCGGCGCCATCGCACGGCCCGCGCACATCCACTTGGTCAATGCATTGCCGAAGACACGATCCGGCAAACTGCTGCGACGCTCGCTGCAGGCCTTGGCAGAGGAACGTGACCCGGGCGATCTGTCCACCTTGGACGACCCTGCCGCGCTGGATGAGATCAGGCGCGTGCTGCGCACCTGA
- the kbl gene encoding glycine C-acetyltransferase: protein MTESSSDLTRHYTDELDAIRAQGLFKSERIITSPQSAEITLADGRTVLNFCANNYLGLADHPDLIQAAKDALDSHGFGMASVRFICGTQDLHKQLEAQIAGFFGKQDTILYAACFDANGGLFEPLLGEHDAIISDSLNHASIIDGVRLCKAKRFRYANCDMADLEAQLQAADAAGCRTKLITTDGVFSMDGFIAPLDEITALAQKYGALVHIDECHATGFLGKTGRGSAEVKGVLDKIDIITGTLGKAMGGALGGFTTARAEVIELLRQRSRPYLFSNSLPPHVVAAGIKAFDMLAAADDLRETLVSNTTYFREQMVAAGFDVKPGVHPISPVMLYDAPLAQKFAERLLEEGIYAIGFFFPVVPKGQARIRTQISAAHTRAHLDRAIDAFTRIGRELGVI, encoded by the coding sequence ATGACTGAATCTTCGTCCGACCTGACCCGCCACTACACCGACGAACTGGATGCCATCCGCGCGCAGGGCCTGTTCAAGTCCGAGCGCATCATCACCAGTCCGCAGTCGGCGGAGATCACCCTGGCCGACGGCCGCACGGTGCTGAACTTCTGCGCGAACAATTATCTGGGCCTGGCCGACCACCCCGACCTGATCCAGGCCGCGAAAGACGCGCTGGACAGCCACGGGTTTGGCATGGCCTCGGTGCGTTTCATCTGCGGCACCCAGGATCTGCACAAGCAGCTGGAAGCGCAGATCGCCGGTTTCTTCGGCAAGCAGGACACGATCCTGTATGCCGCGTGCTTCGACGCCAACGGCGGCCTGTTCGAGCCACTGCTCGGCGAACATGACGCGATCATCTCCGACAGCCTGAACCACGCTTCGATCATCGATGGCGTGCGCCTGTGCAAGGCCAAGCGCTTCCGCTATGCCAACTGCGACATGGCCGACCTGGAAGCCCAACTGCAGGCCGCTGACGCTGCGGGCTGCCGGACCAAGCTGATCACCACCGATGGCGTGTTCTCGATGGACGGCTTCATCGCGCCGCTCGACGAGATCACCGCACTGGCACAGAAGTACGGCGCGCTGGTGCACATCGACGAATGCCATGCGACCGGTTTCCTGGGCAAGACCGGCCGCGGCTCGGCCGAGGTCAAGGGCGTGCTGGACAAGATCGACATCATCACCGGCACGCTGGGCAAGGCCATGGGCGGCGCACTGGGTGGTTTCACAACCGCCCGGGCCGAAGTGATTGAACTGCTGCGCCAGCGTTCGCGTCCGTATCTGTTCTCCAACTCGCTGCCACCGCACGTGGTGGCCGCCGGCATCAAAGCCTTCGACATGCTGGCCGCCGCCGATGACCTGCGCGAGACCTTGGTGAGCAACACCACCTATTTCCGCGAGCAGATGGTCGCTGCCGGATTCGACGTGAAGCCGGGCGTGCATCCGATCAGTCCGGTGATGCTGTACGACGCACCGCTTGCGCAGAAATTCGCCGAGCGCCTGCTGGAAGAAGGCATCTACGCGATCGGATTCTTCTTCCCGGTGGTGCCCAAAGGCCAAGCGCGCATCCGCACGCAGATCAGCGCCGCCCACACCCGCGCGCACCTTGATCGTGCCATCGACGCCTTCACCCGCATCGGCCGCGAACTCGGCGTGATCTGA
- a CDS encoding glutathione S-transferase N-terminal domain-containing protein codes for MKLYSKPGACSTADHIALRWTGQPFEVELLTRETLKGAEFLKINPAGSVPALVDGDFVLTQNAAILGYIADTHPQAGLAGDGSPRQRAEATRWLAFVNSDLHPAFKPLFAPAAFIADEGQKGALADAAHKRLRSLFEQADRQLADKPWLAGFRSYADPYFYITLRWAAGLKVDLSGLDNLAAYTTRMEADSGVQSALKAEGLA; via the coding sequence ATGAAGCTGTACAGCAAGCCAGGCGCCTGTTCCACCGCTGACCACATCGCGCTGCGCTGGACCGGCCAGCCGTTCGAGGTCGAGCTGCTGACGCGGGAAACCCTGAAGGGCGCGGAGTTCCTGAAGATCAATCCCGCCGGCTCCGTGCCCGCGCTGGTCGATGGTGATTTCGTGCTGACCCAGAATGCGGCCATCCTGGGATACATCGCCGATACGCATCCGCAGGCGGGTCTGGCGGGCGATGGGAGCCCGCGCCAGCGCGCGGAAGCCACACGCTGGCTGGCATTCGTCAACTCGGATCTGCATCCGGCGTTCAAGCCGCTGTTCGCGCCCGCCGCCTTCATCGCCGACGAAGGGCAGAAAGGCGCGCTGGCCGATGCCGCGCACAAGCGCCTGCGCAGCCTGTTCGAACAGGCCGACCGACAGTTGGCCGACAAGCCCTGGCTGGCCGGCTTCCGCAGCTACGCTGACCCCTACTTCTACATCACCCTGCGCTGGGCTGCCGGCCTGAAGGTGGATCTGTCCGGCCTGGACAACCTGGCGGCGTACACCACCCGCATGGAAGCCGACAGCGGCGTGCAGTCCGCGCTGAAGGCCGAAGGCCTGGCGTAA
- a CDS encoding TorF family putative porin, whose translation MKHAVRCLAAAAALSLASFAASAQEAESPYSWNVTAVSDYVFRGVSQTDEDPTLQAGFTYTSPVGLYAGVWGSGVDFGPGDPSTEVDFLIGYGLDVSDNVNFDVLFNRYTYPGASELNYNELITTTTFAEQYKLTVAYTNDLSGSDTKSWYYAVGGEWALPQDVTLAANVGRTSLETNYGKDYTDFNIGVSRQFGLFNLGLGYHGTDGAGRDNNGDLADNRVVFTVAIGK comes from the coding sequence ATGAAGCACGCCGTTCGTTGTCTTGCCGCTGCTGCCGCCCTGTCCCTCGCCTCATTCGCCGCCAGCGCCCAGGAAGCTGAATCGCCCTACAGCTGGAACGTCACCGCCGTGTCCGATTACGTCTTCCGTGGCGTTTCGCAGACGGATGAAGACCCGACGCTGCAGGCAGGTTTCACCTACACCAGCCCGGTCGGTCTCTATGCCGGTGTGTGGGGGTCGGGTGTGGACTTCGGGCCGGGCGACCCGAGCACCGAGGTCGACTTCCTGATTGGGTATGGTCTGGATGTATCGGACAACGTCAATTTCGATGTGCTGTTCAACCGCTACACCTATCCCGGTGCCAGCGAGCTCAACTACAACGAGCTGATCACCACCACCACCTTCGCCGAGCAGTACAAGCTCACCGTGGCCTATACCAACGACCTGTCGGGTTCGGACACCAAGAGCTGGTACTACGCCGTGGGCGGTGAGTGGGCGCTGCCGCAGGACGTCACCCTGGCCGCCAATGTCGGCCGCACCTCGCTTGAAACCAATTACGGCAAGGACTACACCGATTTCAACATCGGCGTCAGCCGCCAGTTCGGCCTGTTCAACCTGGGCCTGGGGTATCACGGCACCGACGGTGCAGGCCGCGACAACAACGGCGACCTGGCCGACAACCGCGTGGTGTTCACGGTCGCCATCGGGAAGTAA
- a CDS encoding cell wall hydrolase — protein sequence MKLAWILWLSQLLPQPAADSLCLSTTVYLEARDQTVRGQQAVAEVALRRRDSGLWGDSMCQVVTARKQFAPTIVAPGTQLANDAAWREAMTVAFDAERNWALPLNQRKEIVPGASHFAALSIASPSWRNAYQVATIGDHTFYKVQSLKPRSS from the coding sequence ATGAAACTGGCCTGGATTCTCTGGCTGTCGCAGTTGTTGCCGCAGCCGGCCGCCGATTCGTTGTGCCTGAGCACGACGGTGTACCTGGAAGCACGCGACCAGACCGTTCGCGGACAGCAGGCCGTTGCCGAGGTTGCCCTACGGCGCCGTGACAGCGGGCTGTGGGGTGATTCGATGTGCCAGGTGGTGACCGCGCGCAAGCAGTTCGCCCCGACCATCGTCGCGCCCGGCACGCAGTTGGCCAACGACGCGGCATGGCGGGAAGCCATGACGGTCGCCTTCGATGCTGAACGCAACTGGGCCCTGCCGCTGAACCAGCGCAAGGAAATCGTGCCCGGTGCGAGCCATTTCGCGGCGCTGTCCATCGCCAGCCCGAGCTGGCGCAACGCCTACCAGGTAGCAACGATCGGCGACCACACCTTCTATAAGGTGCAGAGTCTGAAGCCGCGCTCGTCGTAA
- a CDS encoding suppressor of fused domain protein, whose translation MKTLSSCEVVTTMPVDDATPGWDAINGALGSLYADQQARHFGAALAWTLGGKDPLDGISVYWSEAGRPHWHYISYGLSELFDKQSEDPDVSGFGFELTFRLAAPAGAGPADPPPTWPMNLLQNLARYVFQTGNTFEAGHHLDAHGPIAADRATLLHHVAFIEDPQLPARDTVNGRLAFLQVVGLTADEVEAMRRWNSEAMLHAMAAAMPLWITDIARSSLLDDPALSAVAAQGSEQHGSSTGLLLLETLDWRVDGDTTTLVLGVGQVASVRELLGLRLGHGRPLVLASGARQWEFLAGAQEALEPGDDSARCTLDAAGLRALLACLEQPCGRYPVPGTQVVLEIVPTLLRDAQGRVVREIG comes from the coding sequence GTGAAGACCCTTTCCTCTTGCGAAGTGGTTACGACAATGCCGGTGGACGACGCGACGCCCGGTTGGGACGCCATCAACGGTGCGCTCGGCTCCCTTTACGCTGACCAACAGGCGCGGCACTTTGGTGCCGCATTGGCATGGACATTGGGCGGGAAGGACCCGCTTGATGGGATCAGTGTCTATTGGAGCGAGGCCGGGCGACCGCATTGGCATTACATCAGCTACGGGCTGTCGGAGTTGTTCGACAAGCAGAGTGAGGATCCGGACGTCAGTGGCTTCGGCTTCGAGTTGACCTTCCGGCTCGCCGCGCCTGCCGGTGCCGGCCCGGCCGATCCGCCGCCCACGTGGCCGATGAACCTGCTGCAGAATCTTGCCCGCTATGTGTTCCAGACCGGCAACACCTTCGAGGCGGGCCATCATCTTGATGCGCACGGACCGATCGCCGCAGATCGGGCCACCCTGCTGCACCATGTTGCCTTCATCGAAGACCCGCAGTTGCCTGCCCGCGACACGGTCAATGGTCGCCTGGCGTTCCTGCAGGTGGTGGGGCTGACGGCGGACGAGGTCGAGGCCATGCGGCGCTGGAACAGCGAGGCGATGCTGCACGCCATGGCAGCGGCCATGCCGCTGTGGATCACCGACATCGCGCGTTCTTCATTGCTGGATGATCCGGCGCTGTCGGCCGTGGCCGCGCAGGGGAGCGAGCAGCACGGGTCCAGCACCGGCCTGCTGCTGCTGGAGACGCTGGACTGGCGCGTCGACGGCGATACGACGACGCTGGTGCTCGGTGTCGGCCAAGTGGCCAGTGTGCGCGAGTTGCTGGGACTGCGCCTGGGGCATGGCAGGCCACTGGTGCTGGCCAGCGGCGCACGCCAGTGGGAGTTCCTGGCCGGCGCGCAGGAAGCGCTGGAGCCCGGCGATGACAGTGCGCGCTGCACGCTGGATGCGGCGGGCCTGCGCGCGCTGCTGGCGTGCCTGGAGCAGCCCTGCGGACGCTATCCCGTTCCGGGTACCCAGGTGGTGCTGGAGATCGTGCCGACGCTGTTGCGCGACGCGCAGGGCCGGGTCGTCCGCGAAATCGGGTGA
- a CDS encoding OmpA family protein: MNKKILTAALLGGLAFAQAASAQSGQEFDDRWYLTGSAGFNFQDSDRTTNDAPFVTLGLGKFISPNWSLDGELNYQNPNFDANQDLNWSQYGASVDLRRHFIQEGRGWNPYLLFGLGYQKSEEESAATSVNGPNERKDGNFAAKAGVGLQTTFDKRVAVRAEVAYRADFDDKSTAAPSEDWFGDVLASVGVVIPLGPAPVAAVVAPAPVAPSCADLDDDGDGVNNCDDKCPDSQPGQTIGPDGCPVPVSIDLKGVNFDFDKANLRPDAVAILSEASQILTRYPDLRVEVAGHTDSKGTDAYNQKLSERRATAVYNYLTSNGVSASRLTGPIGYGESRPIAPNTNADGSDNPEGRAKNRRTELNVQN; encoded by the coding sequence ATGAACAAGAAGATTCTTACCGCCGCGCTGCTGGGCGGCCTGGCTTTCGCCCAGGCTGCATCCGCACAGTCCGGCCAGGAATTTGACGACCGCTGGTACCTGACCGGTTCGGCTGGCTTCAACTTCCAGGACAGCGACCGCACCACCAACGATGCTCCGTTCGTGACCCTGGGCCTGGGCAAGTTCATCAGCCCGAACTGGTCGCTCGACGGTGAGCTGAACTACCAGAACCCGAACTTCGATGCCAACCAGGACCTGAACTGGTCGCAGTACGGCGCGTCCGTTGACCTGCGTCGCCACTTCATCCAGGAAGGCCGTGGCTGGAACCCGTACCTGCTGTTCGGCCTGGGCTACCAGAAGTCGGAAGAAGAGTCGGCTGCCACCAGCGTGAACGGTCCGAACGAGCGTAAGGACGGCAACTTCGCCGCCAAGGCCGGTGTCGGCCTGCAGACCACCTTCGACAAGCGCGTTGCCGTGCGTGCCGAAGTGGCTTACCGCGCTGACTTCGACGACAAGAGCACCGCTGCTCCGTCGGAAGACTGGTTCGGCGACGTGCTGGCTTCGGTCGGCGTCGTGATTCCGCTGGGACCGGCTCCGGTCGCTGCAGTCGTGGCTCCGGCCCCGGTTGCTCCGAGCTGCGCCGACCTGGATGACGACGGTGACGGCGTCAACAACTGCGACGACAAGTGCCCGGATTCGCAGCCTGGCCAGACCATCGGTCCGGACGGTTGCCCGGTGCCGGTCTCCATCGATCTGAAGGGCGTGAACTTCGACTTCGATAAGGCCAACCTGCGTCCTGACGCGGTTGCGATCCTGAGCGAAGCCTCGCAGATCCTGACCCGTTACCCGGATCTGCGCGTTGAAGTCGCTGGTCACACCGACTCCAAGGGTACCGACGCGTACAACCAGAAGCTGTCCGAGCGTCGTGCTACCGCTGTGTACAACTACCTGACCTCCAACGGCGTCTCGGCGTCGCGTCTGACCGGCCCGATCGGTTATGGCGAGAGCCGCCCGATTGCTCCGAACACCAATGCTGATGGTTCGGACAACCCGGAAGGCCGTGCGAAGAACCGTCGTACCGAGCTGAACGTCCAGAACTAA
- a CDS encoding pseudouridine synthase, producing MRPRRPPATPAARTHAPRGRATSAATTGGVRHGLARVLSKAGVCSRTEAARWIAAGRVSVDGRVVHDPEFPILAGRHHIKVDGQPLDAAPRIYLMLNKPRGLVTTAQDEQGRDTVYRCFDGAGLPWLAPVGRLDKASEGLLLFSNDPQWAAALMDPATGPDKTYHVQVDGIPDASMLAAFCAGIDDDGEFLAARAVQVLRTGEKTAWLEVVLEEGRNRHIRRLLAAFDLQVLRLVRTGIGGLVLGDLPKGQWRQLQQEDRRQLEAVVVPG from the coding sequence ATGCGGCCACGACGCCCGCCTGCCACCCCCGCTGCCCGCACCCACGCACCGCGTGGGCGTGCGACATCCGCTGCCACTACAGGCGGCGTGCGCCATGGGTTGGCGCGTGTGCTGTCCAAGGCCGGTGTGTGCTCACGCACCGAGGCCGCGCGCTGGATCGCCGCCGGACGCGTGAGCGTGGATGGGCGCGTGGTCCATGACCCGGAGTTTCCGATCCTTGCCGGCCGCCACCACATCAAGGTGGACGGCCAGCCGCTGGATGCCGCGCCGCGCATCTACCTCATGCTCAACAAGCCGCGTGGGCTGGTCACGACTGCCCAGGACGAGCAGGGGCGCGACACGGTGTATCGCTGCTTCGATGGCGCCGGCCTGCCGTGGCTGGCCCCGGTCGGACGGCTGGACAAGGCCAGCGAGGGCCTGCTGCTTTTCAGCAATGACCCGCAGTGGGCTGCGGCCCTGATGGATCCGGCCACCGGCCCCGACAAGACCTATCACGTGCAGGTCGATGGCATTCCCGATGCGTCGATGCTGGCGGCGTTCTGTGCAGGCATCGACGACGACGGCGAGTTCCTGGCCGCGCGCGCGGTGCAGGTGCTGCGCACGGGAGAGAAGACGGCCTGGCTGGAAGTGGTGCTCGAAGAAGGGCGCAATCGGCATATCCGTCGCCTGCTGGCGGCGTTTGACCTGCAGGTGCTGCGGCTGGTGCGGACCGGCATCGGCGGGCTGGTGCTCGGCGACCTGCCCAAAGGCCAGTGGCGACAACTGCAGCAAGAAGATCGGCGGCAACTGGAGGCCGTCGTGGTTCCGGGCTGA
- a CDS encoding NADPH-dependent 2,4-dienoyl-CoA reductase: MTPASDSAYPHLFTPLDLGFTQLRNRVLMGSMHTGLEDRARDFPRLAAYFAERAEGGVGLIVTGGFAPNVVGWLKPFGGKLSWPWEVRPHRQLTAAAHQHGAKICLQLLHAGRYAYHPLSVAPSKLKAPINPFIPRALSARGVERHIGDYANSARLAREAGYDGVEVMGSEGYLINEFIAPRTNARTDKWGGDARQRMRFAVEIVRRIREACGPDFIIIYRLSLVDLVTDGSDWEEIVLQAKAIEAAGATIINSGIGWHEARIPTIATSVPRGAFAGVTAKLKPHVGVPVVASNRINMPDVAERILAGGGADLVSLARPLLADPQWANKARAGRPDRINTCIACNQACLDHVFENKLASCLVNPRAAHETELVYRPTTSPKKVAVVGAGPAGLACATVAAERGHRVTLFDAGDEIGGQFNVAKRIPGKEEFHETLRYFRNRLDETGVEVRLGTRADADQLAGFDEIVLATGITPRRVDFPGADHAKVVDYLDVVLGRVTVGPRAAIIGAGGIGFDVGEFLSHAGPSPALDVKRWMTEWGVDATYESRGALSRPHPEPSPRKLWLLQRSPGRPGARLGKTTGWIHRATLKAKGVTMLGGVEYLGVDDAGLNIRFEGVEQRLDVDHVVICAGQESNRTLLDSLTAAGIRTHVIGGADVAAELDAKRAIDQGSRVAAAL, from the coding sequence ATGACGCCAGCCAGCGACAGCGCCTATCCCCACCTGTTCACCCCGCTCGACCTGGGCTTCACCCAGCTGCGCAACCGGGTCTTGATGGGATCCATGCATACCGGGCTCGAAGACCGTGCGCGCGATTTCCCGCGCCTGGCCGCCTATTTCGCCGAACGGGCCGAAGGCGGTGTGGGCCTGATCGTCACCGGCGGCTTTGCGCCGAACGTGGTCGGTTGGTTGAAGCCGTTCGGCGGCAAACTGTCCTGGCCATGGGAAGTGCGCCCGCATCGCCAGCTCACGGCGGCCGCCCACCAGCATGGTGCGAAGATCTGCCTGCAGTTGTTGCATGCGGGTCGCTATGCCTATCACCCGCTCTCGGTTGCACCGTCGAAGCTCAAGGCACCGATCAATCCGTTCATCCCGCGTGCCCTGTCTGCGCGTGGCGTGGAGCGCCATATCGGCGACTACGCGAACAGCGCACGGCTGGCACGTGAGGCCGGTTATGACGGCGTGGAAGTGATGGGGTCGGAGGGCTACCTCATCAACGAATTCATCGCCCCGCGCACCAATGCGCGTACCGATAAATGGGGCGGCGACGCCCGCCAGCGCATGCGCTTCGCGGTGGAAATCGTGCGCCGCATCCGCGAAGCCTGTGGGCCCGACTTCATCATCATCTATCGTTTGTCGTTGGTTGATCTGGTGACCGACGGCAGCGACTGGGAGGAGATCGTCCTGCAGGCAAAAGCCATCGAGGCGGCGGGCGCGACGATCATCAATTCGGGCATCGGCTGGCATGAGGCGCGCATCCCCACCATCGCGACATCGGTACCGCGCGGCGCGTTTGCCGGGGTGACCGCCAAGCTGAAGCCGCACGTAGGCGTTCCGGTGGTCGCCAGCAACCGCATCAACATGCCCGACGTGGCCGAGCGCATCCTCGCCGGCGGTGGGGCCGACCTGGTGTCGCTGGCGCGGCCGCTGTTGGCCGATCCGCAGTGGGCGAACAAGGCCCGCGCCGGACGTCCGGATCGCATCAACACCTGCATCGCCTGCAACCAGGCGTGCCTGGACCATGTCTTCGAGAACAAGCTGGCCAGCTGCCTGGTGAACCCTCGCGCCGCGCATGAAACCGAACTGGTCTATCGCCCCACCACGAGCCCGAAAAAGGTGGCCGTGGTCGGTGCCGGCCCCGCCGGCCTGGCCTGCGCCACGGTGGCGGCCGAGCGCGGCCACCGTGTCACGCTGTTCGATGCGGGCGACGAGATCGGCGGCCAGTTCAACGTCGCCAAGCGCATCCCGGGCAAGGAAGAGTTCCACGAGACCCTGCGCTACTTCCGCAACCGGCTGGACGAAACCGGCGTCGAGGTGCGGCTGGGCACCCGGGCCGATGCCGACCAACTGGCCGGCTTCGACGAGATCGTGCTGGCCACCGGCATCACCCCGCGCCGGGTCGACTTCCCGGGGGCCGACCACGCCAAGGTGGTGGACTATCTGGACGTGGTGCTCGGCCGCGTCACGGTGGGCCCGCGCGCGGCGATCATCGGCGCCGGTGGCATCGGCTTCGATGTGGGCGAGTTCCTCAGCCATGCCGGCCCGTCGCCGGCGCTGGACGTCAAGCGCTGGATGACCGAATGGGGGGTGGATGCGACGTACGAATCCCGTGGTGCGCTGTCCCGCCCGCATCCCGAACCGTCGCCGCGCAAGCTGTGGCTGCTGCAGCGCAGCCCAGGCCGACCGGGTGCGCGGCTGGGCAAGACCACCGGCTGGATCCATCGCGCCACGCTGAAGGCCAAGGGCGTGACGATGCTGGGCGGCGTCGAATATCTGGGCGTCGACGATGCAGGATTGAACATCCGCTTCGAGGGCGTGGAACAGCGGCTGGACGTCGACCATGTGGTCATCTGTGCTGGCCAGGAATCGAACCGCACACTGCTGGATTCGTTGACGGCCGCGGGCATCCGCACACACGTCATCGGCGGTGCGGATGTGGCGGCGGAGCTGGATGCCAAGCGTGCGATAGATCAGGGCAGTCGCGTCGCAGCGGCACTATAG